GACGTTCTGTTCGAGAATCCCCTCCGCTGTGCCGTAGCGATGAAAGCTCGACCCTAGGAAGCGATAGAGACCGTTTTCGGTCGCAACCCATAGAAACCCCTGCGGGTCGGTCGCCAGCGCGTTCAGGGAAAGATCTTCGAGGCCCTGCGGCTGCCGGAATGCCCGGTAGACGTACTCCTGGGACCACGCAAACATGCTTTCACAAAGCAGCATCGCGAGCAGCAAAATTGCCGGCATAGACCGGGATCGGCGAGTCGCGACTGCAACGCGGAAGATATGCAAGGGACACTCGTTCTGCGGGCCGGAGCCACGCCGTCGGATCGGCGGTAGCTAGAACTTACTGCTCGCGCATGCAAATGTAGATTCGACTTTCGAGGTATTCCGTAACACTCGCGCTGCGATGTGTCAGATGGAGTGGGGTATCCAGCACTCGCTCTTGCCATGGAATTCAAGCCGCGGAAAAAGATCACTGAGCAACGTGCAAGTTCATCGATTCTCGCAAGTGAGCGCCAGCGCTTCAAGCGGTTTTCGTTCCGCATTTACGCCCCACATGGCCTGAGCAAGGCCAGCGGCCACCATAGCCCCGCTCCCGGCGAGGTAACCGAGGAAGAGTGGTGTGCGGGATGGGCCGCCGACGAGATGGCCGAAGACGAGCGGGCCGAAGGCTCCTCCGGCGAGGGTGCCGAAGGCGTAGAAGAAGGCGATGCTGCTGGCGCGGACGGACTGCGGGAAGACCTCGCTGACGGTCAGATAGGCGGAGCTCGCGGCGGTGGAGGCGAAGAAGAACGTCGCAGTCCAACAGATGATCTGGGCGCGGAGGCTCAAGATGCCGTGCAGGAAGAGCCAGCTTGAGCCGAAGAGCGCCACGCCGGAGAGGACGTAGGTGGCTGCGATCATCTGCCGGCGGCCGAGGGTGTCGAAGAGCCTGCCAAGGACGATGGGGCCGAGGAAGTTCGCGACGGCGATGGGGATGAAGTAGTAACCGACCTGTTCGGCAGGGACGGCGTAGAAGCGCAGGAGCACCAGGGCCAGCGAGAAGAAGACGGAGTTGTAAAAGAAGGCTTGCGAGGCCATAAGGATGAAGCAGAGGACCGCGCGGGAACGATAAGGTCCGATGAGGAGGGTAAGGAGTCGGCGGATGGACGAGTCGGACTCAATGCGGAGCGGCACGGGCTCGGCTTCCAGTGTGAGTGGGCCAGATCCGAGGGGGACCTCTGACTCGATCTGTTGCATCACTGCTTCGGCTTGCTCGGTGTGGCCTCGGCTGAGAAGCCAGCGCGGGCTTTCGGGAATGTAGCGGCGCATGAAGAGCACGAGGATGCCGAGAGGCACGCCCGAGTTGAAAGCGATGCGCCAGCCGAGGTGCTGGCCGAAGAGATGCGGCGAAAGGAACGCCGAGGAGACAACGGAGCCGAGGATGATGCCGCCCCAGAAGGTGGCGTTAATCCAGAGATCGACTCGGCCGCGGAGGTGGGCGGGCACGAGCTCGTCCACGGCAGAGTTGATGGCTGCATACTCCCCGCCGATGCCTGCGCCCGTGAGGATGCGCAAGAAGGTGAAGCTGGCGATGCTCCAGGAGAGGCCGGTGGCGGCTGTAGCGCACAGGTAGAGCAGCAGCGTCCAGGTGAAAAGGCGGCGGCGCCCGAATCGGTCTGCGAGGTAGCCGAAGAGGAGGGCCCCGAGAACGGCCCCGCCAAGATAGAAGGACGAGCTGAGGCCGAGCTGAGCGTCCGTGAAAGAGAGGCCGCCGCGGCTTTTCAGGGCCCCGGCGAGCGAGCCGCCTAGGCTACCTTCGAGTCCATCGAGGAACCAGGTGACGGAGAGCGCGGAGATGACACGAAGATGCCATCTGCTCCACGGCAGACGGTCAAGCCGGCCCGGGATGTCACTCTCAATCAAGCGATCGTTTTCCATGGATTGCGGCCCTGCGGAAACAGAGGGTGGGATGCACGGAGCGTCGCAAGGACTGTACTGTCTTGTCCAGAAATCCGCGTGGCTGTGCAGCCTCGTCTGATCTTGGAGATACCGGTCTTGATCCGGAAGATGCCGGACAGGAGCTAACCCGCAGCCGAGCGCCCCGCAGGCTGCTCGAGAGGCTATGTCCTCTCGCGCCTCAGGAGACGCGCCACTTTGTGGACAGCATCGCGAGCTTGTCGTTGAGCGTGGGCTGAGCTGGAGGCGCGGCAATCGGCTTCGCCTTTGGGCTTGGTACGATTGGCCTGCCCGCCGCCGGAGGCATCAGCGCTTTCATCGACAGGGCGATCCGCTTCGACTTCGCGTCCGCGCTGAGGACCTCCACCTTTACGATCTGCCCCGCCTTCACGGCCTCCGACGGCTCCTTGATGAAGCGGTTGGAGAGTTCGCTGATGTGGACGAGGCCATCCTGATGTACCCCGATGTCGACGAAGGCCCCGAACTTCGTCACGTTGGTGACGACACCTTCAAGCACCATGCCCGGTTGCACATCCGACAGCTCCCGCACAGACTCCAAGAAGCTGGGAGCGACGAACTTGTCGCGAGGATCGCGTCCCGGCTTGCGCAGCTCTTCCAGAATATCGGTGACCGTGAAGGTGCCCGCGGCGAGGACCTTTACATCGACCTTGACCAGAAGCTGAGGATTGCGGATGAGCTCGGAGACCGATGTCTGCAGGTGTTCGGCCAGTCTCCCGACGACCGGGTACGACTCCGGATGCACCGCAGTCGCATCCAGCGGATCGTCGCCATCGCGAATGCGCAGGAAGCCGGCAGCCTGCTCGAACGTCTTTGCGCCGATCCCAGCGACCTCATTCAGTTGTTTGCGCGACCGGAAGCGCCCATGCTGATCGCGATAAGCGACGATGTTGAGCGCGGTACGTTCAGTGATCCCTGAAACGTAACGAAGCAGGGTCCATGAGGACGTATTGAGATCGACGCCGACGCGGTTCACGCAGCTTTCGATCACCGTCTCGAGCGACTGCTGCAGCTGCCTCTGATCCACATCGTGCTGGTACTGGCCCACACCGATCGATTTTGGATCGACCTTCACCAGCTCCGAGAGCGGATCTTGCAGGCGGCGTGCGATGGAGATCGCACCTCGCACAGTGAGATCGAGATCGGGGAACTCCTGCCGCGCGATGTCCGATGCCGAGTAAATGCTCGCGCCCGACTCCGAGACCGTGACGGAGAAGATGCCATCGAGCTTGTGGTCCCGAAGGAACTCGCGGACGAAGAGGTCGGTCTCGCGTGAGGCGGTCCCGTTGCCTATAGCGATGGCGCGGACGTTGTGCCTTGCAATGAGCGAGGCGAGCGTATCGCCCGCGCCGGAGGCCGCGTTCTTCGAGGTGTGCAGGTAGAGGACATCGTTCGCGAGGAACTTGCCCGTCTCATCGACGACCGCAACCTTGCAACCGGTACGCAGGCCAGGATCGATGCCGAGGACGGAGATAGGGCCTGCGGGCGCGGCCAGCAGCAGGTTCTGCAGATTGTCGCGGAAGACCTGGATCGCATCGGCGTCGGAGCGCTTCTTGAGTTCGAGGCGGATCTCGCCCTGTATCGATGGGTTGAGAAGGCGTTTCCAGCAGTCCTCGATGGCGAGCTCGAGATGTGGCGTCCAATCGCCTTGCGCGCGGAGGATGCGCGAGCGCAGCAGTGAAGTAGCGCGAAGCGGTTCAAGCTCGATGAGAAAGTAGAGGACTGCCTCGGTCTCGCCACGACGTATCGCCAGCATGCGATGCGAAGGAATCGTCTTCACCGGCTCGCGATAGTCGTAGTACATCTTGAACTTTTCCTGTTCGTCGACCGCGTCCAGCGTCTTCTTGCTGACGATGATGCCTTCGTCAAACATCAGCTGCCGGACCGGCTTGCGCAGATCCGCATCCTCACTGATGGTCTCGGCCACGATGTGACGAGCGCCTTCGAGCGCGTCTTCGACGGTTGCGACTTCCTTCACCGGATCGACGAACGTCGCAGCGAACTCGGCCAGCGGCTGGCCCGTCGCCTCCTGCGCCCAGAGATACTGCGCCAACGGGTCAAGGCCGCGGTCGCGCGCGATGGTCGCCTTGGTGCGGCGCTTGGGCCGGTACGGAAGATACAGGTCTTCCAGTTCGGACTTGTCGAGCGTCGCGTCAATCCGCGCTTTCAGCGCGTCCGTAAGCTTACCCTGCTCCAAGATGGACGCAAGGATCGTCTCTCGCCGGCTGACGAGGTCGCGGAAGTAAGCTAGCTTCTCTTCGATGTCGCGGATCTGGACTTCGTCGAGGTTGCCGGTCGCCTCCTTGCGGTAGCGTGCGATAAACGGAACAGTGCCGCCTTCGTTCAGCAGGCCGATGACAGCCGCCAGGCTGTGCATGGGGATATTGAGAGTCTGAGCGATGTGCAGGAGGATTTCGGGGGAGAGCGTCTTCGGGTCGGCCATGGTTGCTCTCTCTATCGTAGCGAGAAACGATCTGGAAATGATCGAGCGACGCAGATTGCGAGGGCCCAGCGCTCAGCAAAAGACGGAGTGAGCATGATGAGCGAGGTGCCGAATAGGCACCCCGGTGGAAAACAGGCCGCCCTCTCCCGATGGCGGCCCGCACCAGAATGAGGACTCAGCCCGGATGGATGCGAGTTCTGCGTCTGGAAAACATCAAGACGATACCGATCATCCGGATCGAACCTTATCGATCTCAAGGCTCTTCTCCAAAGCCAGACCTTCATCTGGTCCGAATCAGGCAATGGGCCGCTTTCGCAACCCGGCACCAATGGCAGCATCACCCTTCGGCTGTCCTGATCTCCTGATCGATATCGGCAACATCGGTACGCGCTCGAAGGAACTCGGGGACTGCGGCAGCTTAATATGCAGCCGGTGAAGGATTGCGATCTTGATCGAGCCTTTGCTCACAGTGAAGTCCAGCGCATGTCCTCCCGCACACCGGTCCTTCTGGATGAAGTGAAGATGAAAGCCAGCCACCTCCAGGCCTTGTGCATATGCCGGCGAGCGAAATCCGACCAGCTTACCTTCAACCTCGGGAAACTCATGAACAGCCTGTGAGGCGGTAGCCTTTGTCAGAGGCGGATAGGGTTTCTCCTGTCGCGCTACGGTTCGCGTCTTCATCCCGGTAAAGTGCCCATCGATGCAAATCGCGGAGAAGAGGTTAGCCTCTGTGGCCGCTTCGATCAGCTTCAGCAACTCCGTCTTCACGATGGGCTCTTCAATCGCCAACTCCTTTTCCGGCTGGAAGAAGGTCACCACCGAGAACGGAGTCTTCTGCTCGGGCGAAACCTTTGTTGCACTGCCATCGGCCCGCAACTGGTAGAAGCACCCGTCTAGCGCGACCATCTCGCCGTCCAGAGCGTTGAACGTCCCCAGCCCGAGGTCGCCATGCTGCATCAGTTCAGAGAACGTCGTTCCGCCGTCATACACGCCCTGCAACAGCGCTGTCGGCAGCGAGGTCTGGTACACCTCACTCTCTTCAGCCGCCGTTGAAACGCGACCATGTTGTACGTCCCGTCGCGAAAGATAAAGACGGTCATAACCTGGCCGCCTCGAAGACAGCGGACATCGGCAGCGTTCTCACCTTTGCGATGGCCCACGGCAGGCTTTGGGCCGCAGGCACAAACGGCGTTGCCTACTTCGACGACGGCAGCTTTCACAGCCTTCATCTACGCGGCGGCAGCCCGCTTCGTGGCATCTCCGGAGTCATCGAAGACAGGTCCGGAAACCTTTGGATCAACACCAACGCAGGCATTCTGCACATCCCCGGCGATCAGGTCACAAGCGTCCTCAAAGGCCAGCAACAACAACTGGACTACGACCTCTTCGACGAGCGTCAGGGAGTATCAGGCGGAGCGACCCAACTAAAGCCCACCCCTTCCGCGGCTGCCGATAAGGACGGCCTTCTATGGTTCGCGACCTCGGGAAATGTCTTCACCCTTGACCCCGAACGGCTTACTTCGCATCATCCGACTCAAGATATTCTGCTGCAAAGTGTCTCCGTCAATGGTGTGCCTGTCATGGATCGCGAACATCGCCTGACGCAGTTCACACGCCGGGCTAACGAGCTGACCAATCTCGAGATCGACTACATCGCGATGGACTTGGGCTCGCCCGAAAAGATCACCTACGAGTACATGCTCGAACCGGAAGACAAGACCTGGCAACAGGCGGGCACGCGCAGGCAGGCGTTCTACAGCCACCTCAAGCCAGGTGAATATAAGTTCCGGGTCAGGGCCCAATCCGGCCCCACCGCTCCCACCTTCAGCGCGCGCGACGCCCGAATATCCCCCGAATACGTCGTCAGAATCACGATCCGCGCATGCGGGAACTCCTTGCGGATAGCCTCCATCGCGTCGATGCCATTCATCTCCGGCATCTGCAGGCCCATCAGGTCGATATTTTCTGTACGCTTCGACCGCTTCCAACCCATTTTTGGCCTGGGCAACAAGTTCCATATCCGTCTGTTGTTGCAGCGCGAATGCGATCCCGTCGCGGACAAGCGGATGGTCGTCTGCGCATAAGACTCGAATTCGGTCAGAAGCAGCTATAAGCCCATCGCTCCGGTGCATAACCGTTTGGCTCTCACCAGTCATCAAGTGAAGTTCGTACGCGCCACATCGCGACACTCCCCCCGAAAGGGGTGCTTCGGCAACCCCCTATCTTTGGGTAAAGAGCCCCAACCGCAGTGGCCGCGTGGAACTTCGTCGGTGTCTTTCTTGCCTCGAGACCAGCCAGTCATCGAATCGTGAGGATGCGCCGTTGACGCAGCGGATACAAACGGTAACGCCAACTCAGGATGCCATCTCTACCGCACGTCCCTAACGCCGCAGAACCTTCCTGAGTCAAACAAGGGGCTGATACAGTATTGCCATCGCGGGTACGTCACCACAGAGGAGAACAGTGCCAAGCAAGGGCCGTGCGGCAGGAGTTTATCTACAGGGTCGACTCTGCGTCGGGCTGCTTGTCTGCTCGCTCGGGACCTACGCGCAATCGTTCGATAACGTTCCCACGTCTCTCGTCCGGGTTCATGGCGTCGTCGTCAATGCTGTCACCCATACGCCGCTCAGTCGCGCCCTGGTGACGAGCGTCGATCGGCGCATGGCCGTCATGACCGACGATAAGGGGAGATTTGAGTTCGACGTCAACCCCGCGGCGGCCAACCCTTCCAACTCTTCCGCTCTTCGACTCCGCGGTCAGGTTCAGGCCCCGTATATCGTCGCAAGGAAGCCTGGCTTCCGCGCTCCGAACCTGCCGGCACTGCTCCCGCTTGACGATCTCGCAGCCCTCAAGGCAGAACTGCGGCTGCAGTTGATGCCGGAGGGCTCCATCTCCGGAACCGCCGTTGGAGCGGCAGACGAAGTTCCCTCCGGTTTGAGCGTCGAGTTGCTCCGCAGGCAGTTGCAGGAGGGCATCTCTACCTGGAACCAGGTCCAGACGCAGCAGGTAGACGCTCGAGCGAGGTTCCACTTCGGCGGCCTGATGCCGGGAGACTACAAGCTCGTTACCACCGAGTGGGTCGAACAGGTCGGCCCCATGTCGACGACGGCAAGCCGGCCCGTCGCCAGCTACCCTCCACAGTTCTACTCCGCCGGCTCGCCCGGAACTTCCGCTGCCATCATCCATCTAAGCGGCGGCCAGAACACCGTGGCAGACCTGAACCTCCGAAGCGCAAAGTACTTCCAGGTCGAACTCCCTGTGGCGAGCGCAACTCCAGTCAAGAACATTCAGGTCCAGGTCGCAAGTGAGAACGGCCCGGGATACACTCTCGGCTTCAACCCAAAGTCGCAAAAGGTTGAAGGAATGCTGCCGGACGGGGTCTATCACCTCACCGTCGTCGAAATTGGAGACGGAAACGCGCTTGGCACGAACCCGAACATTCGCGTTGGCACCGGCAATCTCAACGTTGCGGGCAGGCCGGTGCAGGGTGCCGCGATCGCCTTGGCCCCCGGAACCAGGATCACGCTCGAAGTTCGCGAAGACTTCACCGGCCCGGATCCAGACGCGGCAGACGCCGCACCGTCTCCTCTCCCGGAAGGCTCCATTCTGACTGCGAATACCGCTCCGCCGCCCGCCGCTCCGCAGGAAGTTGATGCCGCTCCGCCGCCCCCACCTCGCCCGGTCGAGGTCTTTCTCACCCACGAAGACCTCGGAAACCAGGAGAGCAACATGGCCATGCCCGGCTACTTTCCCTCGCTGCAACTGGATTCGCGTACCGGGAGCCTCGTCTTTGAGAGCGTCCTCCCCGGACGGTATCGAGTGCGTTTCAACGCCCGGCGAGGATATGTAGCCTCCGCCACGGCAGAGGGTGTCGATCTGCTCCGGGAGCCTCTCGTCGTTCAACCCGGCGCGACCGGCCCCGCGATCTCGATCGTTCTTCGGGATGACACTGGCTCTATCGCAGGCACCGTCACCGGATCCACCGGCCGCCCAATGCGGGCGTTCGAGAACTACGTCGTCGCGTTCCCGATGGGCGACGAAGATGTCGCTCAGCCGGCCTTCGCAAACTGGCAGCCTGATGGCAAGTTCACGATCGCGAACGTCGTTCCGGGAAGGTATCTCGTTCTTGCAGGAGAAGGTCGCCCCGTTGCCTTCGAGTACCGTAACAAAGCTGCGATGAAGGCCTATGAATCGCAGGGTGCCGTGGTCGAAGTGACCTCTCGACAGACCGCGGAGGCCTCCCTCAAACCGCTTCCCCCCGAAACCGCCTACGGCGATCCTGGCTATGTAGACGAGGTAGAGCATTGAGTCTCTCTCACAACCGGCGCACCCGCTTGATCGCCGCTCTTTCACTCCTCCTCTGG
This Granulicella aggregans DNA region includes the following protein-coding sequences:
- a CDS encoding response regulator, with amino-acid sequence MGWKRSKRTENIDLMGLQMPEMNGIDAMEAIRKEFPHARIVILTTYSGDIRASRALKVGAVGPDWALTRNLYSPGLRWL
- the budA gene encoding acetolactate decarboxylase produces the protein MYQTSLPTALLQGVYDGGTTFSELMQHGDLGLGTFNALDGEMVALDGCFYQLRADGSATKVSPEQKTPFSVVTFFQPEKELAIEEPIVKTELLKLIEAATEANLFSAICIDGHFTGMKTRTVARQEKPYPPLTKATASQAVHEFPEVEGKLVGFRSPAYAQGLEVAGFHLHFIQKDRCAGGHALDFTVSKGSIKIAILHRLHIKLPQSPSSFERVPMLPISIRRSGQPKGDAAIGAGLRKRPIA
- a CDS encoding Tex family protein, with the translated sequence MADPKTLSPEILLHIAQTLNIPMHSLAAVIGLLNEGGTVPFIARYRKEATGNLDEVQIRDIEEKLAYFRDLVSRRETILASILEQGKLTDALKARIDATLDKSELEDLYLPYRPKRRTKATIARDRGLDPLAQYLWAQEATGQPLAEFAATFVDPVKEVATVEDALEGARHIVAETISEDADLRKPVRQLMFDEGIIVSKKTLDAVDEQEKFKMYYDYREPVKTIPSHRMLAIRRGETEAVLYFLIELEPLRATSLLRSRILRAQGDWTPHLELAIEDCWKRLLNPSIQGEIRLELKKRSDADAIQVFRDNLQNLLLAAPAGPISVLGIDPGLRTGCKVAVVDETGKFLANDVLYLHTSKNAASGAGDTLASLIARHNVRAIAIGNGTASRETDLFVREFLRDHKLDGIFSVTVSESGASIYSASDIARQEFPDLDLTVRGAISIARRLQDPLSELVKVDPKSIGVGQYQHDVDQRQLQQSLETVIESCVNRVGVDLNTSSWTLLRYVSGITERTALNIVAYRDQHGRFRSRKQLNEVAGIGAKTFEQAAGFLRIRDGDDPLDATAVHPESYPVVGRLAEHLQTSVSELIRNPQLLVKVDVKVLAAGTFTVTDILEELRKPGRDPRDKFVAPSFLESVRELSDVQPGMVLEGVVTNVTKFGAFVDIGVHQDGLVHISELSNRFIKEPSEAVKAGQIVKVEVLSADAKSKRIALSMKALMPPAAGRPIVPSPKAKPIAAPPAQPTLNDKLAMLSTKWRVS
- a CDS encoding carboxypeptidase-like regulatory domain-containing protein; protein product: MPSKGRAAGVYLQGRLCVGLLVCSLGTYAQSFDNVPTSLVRVHGVVVNAVTHTPLSRALVTSVDRRMAVMTDDKGRFEFDVNPAAANPSNSSALRLRGQVQAPYIVARKPGFRAPNLPALLPLDDLAALKAELRLQLMPEGSISGTAVGAADEVPSGLSVELLRRQLQEGISTWNQVQTQQVDARARFHFGGLMPGDYKLVTTEWVEQVGPMSTTASRPVASYPPQFYSAGSPGTSAAIIHLSGGQNTVADLNLRSAKYFQVELPVASATPVKNIQVQVASENGPGYTLGFNPKSQKVEGMLPDGVYHLTVVEIGDGNALGTNPNIRVGTGNLNVAGRPVQGAAIALAPGTRITLEVREDFTGPDPDAADAAPSPLPEGSILTANTAPPPAAPQEVDAAPPPPPRPVEVFLTHEDLGNQESNMAMPGYFPSLQLDSRTGSLVFESVLPGRYRVRFNARRGYVASATAEGVDLLREPLVVQPGATGPAISIVLRDDTGSIAGTVTGSTGRPMRAFENYVVAFPMGDEDVAQPAFANWQPDGKFTIANVVPGRYLVLAGEGRPVAFEYRNKAAMKAYESQGAVVEVTSRQTAEASLKPLPPETAYGDPGYVDEVEH
- a CDS encoding MFS transporter produces the protein MENDRLIESDIPGRLDRLPWSRWHLRVISALSVTWFLDGLEGSLGGSLAGALKSRGGLSFTDAQLGLSSSFYLGGAVLGALLFGYLADRFGRRRLFTWTLLLYLCATAATGLSWSIASFTFLRILTGAGIGGEYAAINSAVDELVPAHLRGRVDLWINATFWGGIILGSVVSSAFLSPHLFGQHLGWRIAFNSGVPLGILVLFMRRYIPESPRWLLSRGHTEQAEAVMQQIESEVPLGSGPLTLEAEPVPLRIESDSSIRRLLTLLIGPYRSRAVLCFILMASQAFFYNSVFFSLALVLLRFYAVPAEQVGYYFIPIAVANFLGPIVLGRLFDTLGRRQMIAATYVLSGVALFGSSWLFLHGILSLRAQIICWTATFFFASTAASSAYLTVSEVFPQSVRASSIAFFYAFGTLAGGAFGPLVFGHLVGGPSRTPLFLGYLAGSGAMVAAGLAQAMWGVNAERKPLEALALTCENR